Proteins co-encoded in one Halorussus vallis genomic window:
- a CDS encoding DUF7127 family protein — translation MSLKRVSEREDIFARHYQYDDEELLVADLGVADEDASVDVLDDVAIVVVDDEDEPRQLELELPDGGAEAFITNGVLTIGVRR, via the coding sequence ATGTCGCTCAAACGAGTTTCCGAGCGCGAAGACATCTTCGCGCGCCACTACCAGTACGACGACGAGGAACTGCTCGTCGCCGACCTAGGCGTCGCCGACGAGGACGCCAGCGTCGACGTGCTCGACGACGTCGCCATCGTCGTGGTCGACGACGAGGACGAACCTCGCCAGCTCGAGCTGGAGCTGCCCGACGGAGGGGCGGAAGCGTTTATCACGAACGGCGTGCTCACTATTGGGGTGAGACGATGA